One genomic region from Cellulomonas hominis encodes:
- a CDS encoding cysteine desulfurase family protein, translating to MTAAPLPTARVVLDSAGRAPVLPAAREAYLAALDEGWADPRRLHSEGRRARALLDGAREAVAALVGARTEEVDLAPSHTAALHGAVRTVARGRRRVGGTVVASAVERMAVLDAADLAASESGGGTRVTVPVDRSGQVDLAAFAEAVAAPGVSLAALQHANGEVGTRQPVAEAHAAARAAGVPLLVDAGSSFGHVPVGAAWDVLTLDPGDVGAPPGVAVLVTRAGVRRSPVGPADEDRWFPGGVAVPAALAAAVALQHADARVRAGDDDRAALVDRVRSRVAGIRLVDVAGPAAHAERLPHVLTFSCLYVDGEAVVTALDRAGFAVASGSACTSATETPSHVLAAMGLLSQGNVRLSLPRGTTAADVDRFCAVLPGVVADLRRAAGAGDL from the coding sequence GTGACCGCCGCCCCGCTGCCGACCGCCCGCGTCGTCCTCGACTCCGCCGGGCGCGCGCCCGTGCTCCCCGCGGCCCGGGAGGCGTACCTCGCGGCGCTCGACGAGGGCTGGGCGGACCCGCGGCGGCTGCACTCCGAGGGGCGGCGCGCCCGGGCCCTGCTCGACGGCGCCCGCGAGGCCGTGGCCGCCCTGGTGGGCGCGCGCACCGAGGAGGTCGACCTCGCGCCCTCGCACACCGCCGCGCTGCACGGGGCCGTGCGCACGGTCGCCCGCGGTCGGCGGCGGGTCGGCGGCACGGTCGTCGCGTCCGCGGTCGAGCGGATGGCCGTCCTCGACGCCGCCGACCTGGCGGCGAGCGAGTCCGGCGGCGGGACCCGGGTGACGGTGCCCGTCGACCGCTCGGGCCAGGTGGACCTCGCGGCCTTCGCGGAGGCCGTCGCCGCACCGGGCGTGTCGCTCGCCGCCCTGCAGCACGCCAACGGCGAGGTCGGCACCCGGCAGCCCGTCGCCGAGGCGCACGCCGCCGCCCGCGCGGCCGGGGTGCCGCTGCTGGTCGACGCCGGGTCGTCGTTCGGGCACGTGCCGGTCGGCGCGGCGTGGGACGTCCTCACGCTCGACCCCGGCGACGTCGGCGCGCCGCCCGGGGTCGCGGTGCTCGTCACCCGCGCCGGCGTGCGCCGCTCCCCCGTCGGCCCGGCCGACGAGGACCGCTGGTTCCCCGGCGGGGTCGCCGTCCCCGCGGCCCTGGCCGCCGCGGTGGCGCTGCAGCACGCCGACGCGCGGGTGCGGGCCGGGGACGACGACCGGGCGGCGCTGGTGGACCGGGTGCGCTCGCGCGTGGCCGGCATCCGGCTGGTCGACGTGGCCGGCCCCGCCGCGCACGCCGAGCGGCTGCCGCACGTGCTGACGTTCTCCTGCCTCTACGTCGACGGGGAGGCGGTCGTGACGGCGCTGGACCGGGCCGGGTTCGCCGTCGCGTCCGGGTCCGCGTGCACGTCGGCGACCGAGACGCCCAGCCACGTGCTCGCCGCGATGGGGCTGCTCAGCCAGGGGAACGTGCGGCTCTCGCTCCCCCGCGGCACGACGGCCGCGGACGTGGACCGGTTCTGCGCGGTGCTCCCGGGGGTGGTCGCGGACCTCCGCCGCGCCGCGGGGGCGGGCGACCTCTGA
- the coxB gene encoding cytochrome c oxidase subunit II, translating into MRSQTPRRPRRTRLAVAGLATVVALALAGCSPEVQRGWLPGDSDNEITNQTGRITNLWVGSWVAALLVGILVWGLIIWCVAVYRKRKDDDQLPVQLRYHVPLEIMYVILPIIMVGVLFYYTARDMTEIQDTSAEPDLTVQVIGKQWSWDFNYVDDDVYDTGQHAQEVGATGVLAEQPTLYLPVGERVEFVLDSRDVIHSFWVPAFLYKQDMIPGRTNTFQVVPQVEGEYVGKCAELCGEEHSSMLFNVKVVSRDEYDAHIEDLRDAGQDGQLGLEYNRLQDVRVTGEGPEGEEGES; encoded by the coding sequence GTGCGCTCGCAGACCCCCCGCCGCCCGAGGCGGACCCGACTGGCCGTCGCGGGACTCGCGACCGTCGTCGCGCTCGCGCTCGCCGGATGCTCGCCCGAGGTCCAGCGCGGCTGGCTCCCCGGCGACTCCGACAACGAGATCACGAACCAGACCGGCCGGATCACCAACCTCTGGGTGGGTTCCTGGGTCGCCGCCCTGCTGGTCGGCATCCTGGTCTGGGGCCTGATCATCTGGTGCGTCGCGGTCTACCGGAAGCGCAAGGACGACGACCAGCTCCCCGTGCAGCTCCGGTACCACGTGCCGCTCGAGATCATGTACGTGATCCTGCCGATCATCATGGTCGGCGTGCTGTTCTACTACACGGCGCGCGACATGACGGAGATCCAGGACACCTCGGCGGAGCCCGACCTGACCGTCCAGGTCATCGGCAAGCAGTGGAGCTGGGACTTCAACTACGTCGACGACGACGTGTACGACACCGGCCAGCACGCGCAGGAGGTCGGCGCGACCGGCGTCCTCGCCGAGCAGCCCACCCTGTACCTGCCCGTCGGGGAGCGCGTCGAGTTCGTGCTCGACTCCCGCGACGTCATCCACTCGTTCTGGGTGCCGGCCTTCCTCTACAAGCAGGACATGATCCCGGGGCGGACCAACACCTTCCAGGTCGTGCCGCAGGTGGAAGGCGAGTACGTCGGCAAGTGCGCCGAGCTGTGCGGCGAGGAGCACTCGTCGATGCTGTTCAACGTGAAGGTCGTGTCGCGCGACGAGTACGACGCGCACATCGAGGACCTGCGGGACGCCGGCCAGGACGGGCAGCTGGGTCTCGAGTACAACCGCCTGCAGGACGTCCGGGTGACCGGTGAGGGTCCCGAGGGCGAAGAGGGAGAGAGCTGA
- a CDS encoding aldo/keto reductase family protein, with amino-acid sequence MVNYRHLGRSGLKISEITYGNWLTHGSQVENDAATACVRAALDNGITSFDTADVYANTAAETVLGEALKGERRQSLEIFTKVYWPTGPKGPNDTGLSRKHIMESIDGSLTRLQTDYVDLYQAHRYDHATPLEETMQAFADVVRQGKALYIGVSEWTADQIRAGQALAQDLGFRLVSNQPQYSALWRVIEGEVVPASEELGLSQIVWSPVAQGVLTGKYLPGQPLPAGSRATDEKGGARMVQSFLDRPNVLERVQQLRPVADELGLSLAQLAVAWVLQNANVAAAIIGASRPEQVVENVKASGVEIPAELMTRIDEILGDAVISDPAETAKSSPATR; translated from the coding sequence ATGGTCAACTACCGCCACCTGGGCCGCTCCGGCCTCAAGATCTCCGAGATCACCTACGGCAACTGGCTCACGCACGGCTCTCAGGTCGAGAACGACGCCGCGACCGCCTGCGTCCGGGCTGCGCTCGACAACGGCATCACCTCCTTCGACACCGCGGACGTCTACGCCAACACCGCCGCGGAGACCGTGCTCGGCGAGGCCCTGAAGGGCGAGCGCCGGCAGTCGCTGGAGATCTTCACGAAGGTCTACTGGCCGACCGGCCCCAAGGGCCCGAACGACACCGGCCTGTCCCGCAAGCACATCATGGAGTCCATCGACGGCTCCCTGACCCGCCTGCAGACCGACTACGTCGACCTCTACCAGGCGCACCGCTACGACCACGCGACGCCGCTCGAGGAGACGATGCAGGCGTTCGCCGACGTCGTCCGCCAGGGCAAGGCGCTGTACATCGGCGTCTCCGAGTGGACCGCGGACCAGATCCGCGCCGGCCAGGCCCTCGCCCAGGACCTCGGCTTCCGCCTCGTGTCGAACCAGCCGCAGTACTCCGCGCTGTGGCGGGTCATCGAGGGCGAGGTCGTCCCGGCGTCCGAGGAGCTCGGGCTGTCGCAGATCGTCTGGTCCCCCGTCGCGCAGGGCGTGCTGACCGGCAAGTACCTGCCGGGCCAGCCGCTGCCGGCCGGCTCCCGGGCCACGGACGAGAAGGGCGGCGCGCGCATGGTGCAGTCGTTCCTCGACCGCCCGAACGTGCTCGAGCGGGTGCAGCAGCTGCGCCCCGTCGCCGACGAGCTCGGCCTGTCGCTCGCGCAGCTCGCCGTCGCGTGGGTGCTGCAGAACGCCAACGTCGCCGCCGCGATCATCGGGGCGTCCCGCCCGGAGCAGGTCGTGGAGAACGTCAAGGCGTCCGGCGTGGAGATCCCCGCGGAGCTCATGACGCGGATCGACGAGATCCTCGGCGACGCGGTGATCTCGGACCCGGCGGAGACGGCGAAGTCCTCCCCTGCCACGCGCTGA
- a CDS encoding dipeptidase translates to MTEPTSPALPSVPDLRSRVQEAFAGVRADLEALVRVPSVSNADFDQAHVAASAEHVARLLREAGLPEVQVLSVGRPDGTPGAPAVVARRPAPAGAPTVLLYAHHDVQPPGAREDWDTDPFEPTERDGRLYGRGAADDKAGVVAHLGALRVLGDELGVGVTVFVEGEEEVGSPSFTRFLHTYRDLLAADVIVVADSSNWKVGVPGLTTSLRGLVDLDVEVAVLDHAVHSGMFGGPVLDAVTLLSRLIATLHDDAGDVAVPGLVTAPDPAVDYDEDAFRADASVLDGVRLAGTGPITARLWTRPTIAVIGLDAPRVATASNTIAPRATAKLSMRIAPGQDPAAALAALRAHLEGNAPFGARVTVRDGELGKPFQAPADSAAMRAARQAFADAWGTEPVDIGIGGSIPFIADLLEVYPDAAILVTGVEDPDSRAHGANESVHLAELEKVVLAEALLLSRLAV, encoded by the coding sequence GTGACAGAGCCGACGTCCCCCGCCCTCCCGTCCGTGCCCGACCTGCGGTCCCGCGTCCAGGAGGCCTTCGCCGGCGTCCGCGCCGACCTCGAGGCCCTGGTCCGCGTCCCGAGCGTCTCGAACGCCGACTTCGACCAGGCGCACGTCGCCGCCAGCGCGGAGCACGTCGCGCGCCTGCTGCGCGAGGCCGGGCTGCCGGAGGTCCAGGTCCTCTCGGTCGGGCGCCCCGACGGCACCCCCGGCGCGCCCGCGGTCGTCGCCCGCCGCCCCGCGCCCGCCGGCGCCCCGACCGTCCTGCTCTACGCGCACCACGACGTGCAGCCGCCCGGCGCCCGGGAGGACTGGGACACCGACCCGTTCGAGCCCACCGAGCGCGACGGCCGCCTGTACGGGCGCGGCGCGGCGGACGACAAGGCCGGCGTGGTGGCGCACCTCGGCGCGCTGCGGGTGCTCGGCGACGAGCTCGGCGTCGGCGTCACGGTGTTCGTCGAGGGCGAGGAGGAGGTCGGCTCGCCGTCCTTCACCCGGTTCCTGCACACCTACCGCGACCTGCTGGCGGCGGACGTCATCGTCGTCGCGGACTCGTCGAACTGGAAGGTCGGCGTCCCCGGCCTGACCACGTCGCTGCGCGGGCTGGTGGACCTCGACGTCGAGGTCGCCGTGCTGGACCACGCGGTGCACTCCGGCATGTTCGGCGGCCCCGTGCTCGACGCCGTGACGCTGCTGTCCCGGCTGATCGCCACGCTGCACGACGACGCGGGCGACGTGGCCGTGCCCGGTCTGGTCACCGCGCCCGACCCGGCGGTCGACTACGACGAGGACGCGTTCCGCGCCGACGCCTCCGTGCTGGACGGGGTGCGGCTGGCCGGCACCGGACCGATCACCGCGCGGCTGTGGACCCGCCCGACGATCGCGGTCATCGGCCTGGACGCCCCGCGCGTCGCCACCGCGAGCAACACGATCGCCCCGAGGGCCACCGCGAAGCTCTCGATGCGGATCGCCCCCGGGCAGGACCCCGCGGCTGCCCTGGCGGCGCTGCGCGCGCACCTGGAGGGCAACGCGCCGTTCGGCGCGCGGGTCACCGTGCGGGACGGGGAGCTGGGCAAGCCGTTCCAGGCGCCGGCCGACTCCGCGGCGATGCGCGCGGCCCGGCAGGCGTTCGCGGACGCGTGGGGCACCGAGCCGGTCGACATCGGCATCGGGGGGTCGATCCCGTTCATCGCCGACCTGCTCGAGGTGTACCCCGACGCGGCGATCCTGGTGACGGGCGTCGAGGACCCGGACTCCCGCGCCCACGGCGCCAACGAGTCGGTGCACCTCGCGGAGCTGGAGAAGGTCGTCCTCGCGGAGGCCCTCCTCCTGTCCCGCCTGGCCGTCTGA
- a CDS encoding DJ-1/PfpI family protein: protein MSTGSPLRVGIVVFDDAEELDVVGPFDVLTWWAAHSVLRPEVVTFSADGAGVRCAKGLRLLPDTSRDEVGPLHVLVHPGGQGTRPLTRDHEHLAWVREMRRDTALMTSVCTGALVYAAAGLLAGRPATTHWAAVDELADLDPSVLVDTEARFVDDGDVVTSAGVSAGIDMALHLVARLESREMARAVRRGIQYDPAPPV from the coding sequence ATGAGCACGGGAAGCCCGCTGCGGGTCGGGATCGTCGTGTTCGACGACGCCGAGGAGCTCGACGTCGTCGGGCCGTTCGACGTGCTGACCTGGTGGGCCGCGCACTCCGTGCTGCGCCCCGAGGTCGTGACCTTCTCCGCGGACGGTGCCGGGGTGCGGTGCGCGAAGGGCCTCCGGCTGCTCCCCGACACCTCCCGCGACGAGGTCGGCCCGCTGCACGTGCTGGTGCACCCCGGCGGCCAGGGCACCCGCCCGCTGACCCGGGACCACGAGCACCTGGCCTGGGTGCGGGAGATGCGCCGGGACACCGCGCTCATGACGTCGGTGTGCACGGGCGCGCTGGTCTACGCCGCGGCGGGGCTGCTCGCCGGCCGGCCCGCCACGACGCACTGGGCCGCCGTCGACGAGCTCGCCGATCTCGACCCGAGCGTCCTGGTCGACACGGAGGCGCGCTTCGTCGACGACGGCGACGTCGTCACGTCGGCCGGGGTGTCCGCCGGCATCGACATGGCGCTGCACCTCGTGGCGCGCCTGGAGTCCCGCGAGATGGCCCGCGCCGTCCGACGCGGCATCCAGTACGACCCGGCCCCGCCGGTCTGA
- a CDS encoding glycerate kinase: MHVLVAPGRFDARPDDGPARPRGVPAGDPWPALTAPEAVAAITAGWREGAPGDTLVPLPLSDGGPGLVDAVRAARGGDLLSVTTTDAHDAVVPGAVLVVHEPSGARTVYVDGALALGAADPGAVPVTATTSTGLGTLVAAALDTGAGRVVIGLGGRRTVAHDGGAGLLAALGVGAATGGLAGGAGDLRGLAELREALAGRDLVALHAHDLPLLGLAGVSADLAESGRADAEAAQDAERAMAAFVHAAGAAAEAGRPARRDLLAGGAGAGAGAGAGAGAGSAGRSGAARAPGSRAALVPGSGAGGGAAFALGLLGARLVEGAAWVADAVGLAARVAEADLVVTGAGVLDSAGLEHGVVGAVARAALPLGVPAVALAAQLRTGRRDWGAAGLAGGFAVLEHPDDAQRWRADPAAALRGRVPRVARTWSR; the protein is encoded by the coding sequence GTGCACGTCCTCGTCGCCCCCGGCCGGTTCGACGCGCGCCCGGACGACGGCCCCGCCCGTCCCCGCGGCGTGCCCGCCGGCGACCCGTGGCCCGCGCTGACGGCCCCCGAGGCGGTCGCGGCGATCACCGCCGGCTGGCGGGAGGGGGCGCCCGGCGACACCCTCGTGCCGCTGCCGCTCTCGGACGGCGGGCCCGGTCTCGTGGACGCGGTGCGGGCGGCCCGCGGCGGGGACCTGCTCTCGGTGACGACGACGGACGCGCACGACGCGGTCGTCCCGGGTGCGGTGCTCGTCGTGCACGAGCCGTCGGGGGCGCGCACCGTGTACGTCGACGGCGCGCTCGCCCTCGGGGCGGCCGACCCCGGGGCCGTGCCCGTCACCGCGACCACGTCGACGGGGCTCGGGACGCTCGTGGCGGCGGCGCTGGACACCGGTGCCGGGCGGGTGGTGATCGGGCTCGGCGGGCGGCGGACCGTGGCGCACGACGGCGGCGCGGGGCTGCTCGCGGCGCTCGGCGTCGGCGCGGCGACGGGCGGGCTCGCGGGCGGCGCGGGCGACCTGCGCGGCCTGGCGGAGCTGCGGGAGGCGCTCGCGGGGCGGGACCTGGTGGCCCTGCACGCGCACGACCTCCCGCTGCTCGGGCTCGCCGGGGTGTCGGCGGACCTCGCGGAGTCCGGGCGCGCGGACGCGGAGGCGGCGCAGGACGCGGAGCGGGCGATGGCGGCGTTCGTGCACGCGGCCGGAGCGGCGGCGGAGGCCGGCAGGCCCGCGCGGCGGGACCTGCTGGCGGGCGGTGCGGGCGCGGGAGCGGGAGCGGGCGCGGGCGCGGGCGCGGGCAGCGCCGGTCGCTCCGGAGCGGCTCGCGCGCCCGGGTCGCGCGCGGCCCTCGTCCCGGGCTCCGGCGCCGGCGGGGGAGCGGCGTTCGCGCTCGGGCTGCTCGGCGCGCGGCTGGTCGAGGGCGCGGCGTGGGTCGCGGACGCCGTGGGCCTGGCCGCGCGGGTGGCCGAGGCCGACCTGGTCGTCACCGGCGCGGGCGTGCTGGACTCCGCCGGGCTGGAGCACGGCGTCGTCGGGGCGGTCGCCCGGGCCGCGCTGCCGCTCGGGGTCCCGGCCGTGGCGCTGGCCGCGCAGCTGCGCACCGGTCGCCGGGACTGGGGCGCCGCGGGGCTGGCGGGCGGGTTCGCGGTGCTGGAGCACCCGGACGACGCGCAGCGGTGGCGGGCCGACCCGGCCGCGGCGCTCCGCGGGCGCGTCCCGCGGGTGGCCCGCACGTGGTCCCGATGA
- the erpA gene encoding iron-sulfur cluster insertion protein ErpA codes for MSETTETATHGVVLTDVAADKVRSLLEQEGRDDLRLRIAVQPGGCSGLIYQLYFDERVLDGDALRDFDGVEVVVDRMSVPYLEGATIDFADTIEKQGFTIDNPNAGSSCACGGSFS; via the coding sequence ATGAGCGAGACCACCGAGACCGCGACGCACGGCGTCGTGCTCACCGACGTCGCGGCCGACAAGGTGCGCAGCCTGCTCGAGCAGGAGGGGCGCGACGACCTGCGCCTGCGCATCGCGGTGCAGCCCGGCGGGTGCTCGGGCCTGATCTACCAGCTCTACTTCGACGAGCGGGTGCTCGACGGCGACGCCCTGCGCGACTTCGACGGCGTCGAGGTCGTCGTGGACCGCATGAGCGTCCCGTACCTCGAGGGCGCGACGATCGACTTCGCGGACACGATCGAGAAGCAGGGCTTCACGATCGACAACCCGAACGCCGGCAGCAGCTGCGCCTGCGGCGGCTCGTTCAGCTGA
- a CDS encoding LppA family lipoprotein, with amino-acid sequence MPALVALAAVLSGCTGGGEDGSSESPGSQEQVETVDARPQMEDVLDRYEAMEREMIAALETELPGLTWQMDTEDIGMTRSLCIEAGLGDDAEEVDLATLWAGGTLDPASWHRAVEIVQEVGDRYGFTEKSTVVDRADDLEVVGEDEYGGRYRFGMAVNTILLVRTGCHVWAELPDEDYQRPSPLDG; translated from the coding sequence GTGCCCGCGCTCGTCGCCCTGGCAGCGGTGCTGTCCGGGTGCACGGGAGGTGGCGAGGACGGATCGAGCGAGAGCCCGGGGAGTCAGGAGCAGGTGGAGACGGTGGACGCACGGCCGCAGATGGAGGACGTCCTCGACCGCTACGAGGCCATGGAGCGCGAGATGATCGCGGCCCTCGAGACGGAGCTGCCGGGCTTGACCTGGCAGATGGACACCGAGGACATCGGGATGACGCGGTCGCTCTGCATCGAGGCGGGACTCGGTGACGACGCCGAGGAGGTCGACCTCGCCACCCTCTGGGCGGGCGGCACCCTCGACCCGGCGAGCTGGCACCGCGCGGTCGAGATCGTGCAGGAGGTCGGCGACCGGTACGGCTTCACCGAGAAGTCCACCGTCGTGGACCGCGCCGACGACCTCGAGGTGGTCGGCGAGGACGAGTACGGCGGCCGGTACCGGTTCGGGATGGCGGTGAACACGATCCTGCTGGTCCGGACGGGCTGCCACGTGTGGGCGGAGCTGCCGGACGAGGACTACCAGCGCCCGTCACCGCTGGACGGCTGA
- the nadA gene encoding quinolinate synthase NadA yields the protein MILRVTLLAPETTFTEPASSALLLLGQGRDLASERGVECAGGLPAASDPDLVERARAARAALGDRAFVLGHHYQRDEVIDFADVTGDSFKLAREAAARPDAEFILFCGVHFMAESADILTSDAQQVVLPDMAAGCSMADMAAIDQVEDAWDVLVEAGVAEDTVPVTYMNSTAAIKAFTGRHGGTVCTSSNAHVALRWAFDQVGGVDGTGKVLFMPDQHLGRNTAVLQLGIPLDRCVVFDPRKPNGGLTTQELRDARMILWRGHCSVHGRFSAQNLVDVRAAVPDVTVLVHPECRHEVVTGADMVGSTEYIIKALDAAPAGSAWAIGTELNLVRRLAAAHPDKRISYLDSTVCFCSTMNRIDLPHLVWAMESLRDGRVVNRIVVDADDAHWARVALDQMLALPGY from the coding sequence ATGATCCTGCGCGTGACTCTCCTCGCCCCCGAGACCACCTTCACCGAGCCCGCGTCGTCCGCCCTGCTGCTGCTCGGCCAGGGCCGGGACCTCGCGTCCGAGCGCGGCGTCGAGTGCGCCGGCGGCCTGCCCGCCGCCTCCGACCCCGACCTGGTGGAGCGCGCCCGCGCCGCCCGGGCCGCCCTCGGCGACCGGGCCTTCGTGCTGGGCCACCACTACCAGCGCGACGAGGTCATCGACTTCGCCGACGTCACCGGCGACTCCTTCAAGCTCGCGCGCGAGGCCGCCGCCCGGCCCGACGCCGAGTTCATCCTGTTCTGCGGCGTGCACTTCATGGCCGAGTCGGCGGACATCCTCACGTCCGACGCCCAGCAGGTCGTGCTGCCGGACATGGCGGCCGGCTGCTCGATGGCGGACATGGCGGCGATCGACCAGGTCGAGGACGCGTGGGACGTGCTGGTCGAGGCCGGCGTCGCCGAGGACACCGTGCCGGTGACCTACATGAACTCGACGGCGGCCATCAAGGCGTTCACCGGCCGGCACGGCGGCACCGTCTGCACGTCCTCCAACGCGCACGTCGCGCTGCGCTGGGCGTTCGACCAGGTGGGCGGCGTCGACGGCACCGGCAAGGTGCTGTTCATGCCGGACCAGCACCTGGGCCGGAACACCGCGGTGCTGCAGCTCGGCATCCCCCTCGACCGGTGCGTGGTGTTCGACCCGCGGAAGCCGAACGGCGGCCTCACGACGCAGGAGCTGCGCGACGCCCGGATGATCCTGTGGCGCGGGCACTGCTCGGTGCACGGCCGGTTCAGCGCGCAGAACCTCGTCGACGTCCGCGCGGCCGTCCCCGACGTCACCGTCCTGGTCCACCCGGAGTGCCGGCACGAGGTCGTCACCGGCGCCGACATGGTCGGGTCGACGGAGTACATCATCAAGGCGCTCGACGCCGCGCCCGCCGGGTCGGCCTGGGCCATCGGGACCGAGCTCAACCTGGTGCGCCGCCTGGCCGCCGCCCACCCGGACAAGCGGATCTCGTACCTCGACTCGACCGTCTGCTTCTGCTCCACCATGAACCGGATCGACCTGCCGCACCTCGTGTGGGCGATGGAGTCGCTGCGGGACGGGCGGGTCGTCAACCGCATCGTGGTCGACGCCGACGACGCCCACTGGGCGCGCGTGGCGCTCGACCAGATGCTCGCGCTGCCCGGGTACTGA
- a CDS encoding DUF3043 domain-containing protein, translating to MFGRSKDGSTAGTTQEPLTEETPGMAEVPGSGKGRPTPKRKVAEAANRRPLVPTDRKAAGKEARAAQRVERDRQYAAMQTGDEKYLPAKDKGAVRRYVRNYVDARWSLGELFLPVAIVMLLANMILTSWNPDVAFLGLVVLYLFIVAMVVDVVIMWRRLRKRLIAKFGDDAIQRGLMMYSVTRVFQIRRARLPKPQVKHGEYPE from the coding sequence GTGTTCGGACGCAGCAAGGACGGCAGCACCGCCGGGACCACCCAGGAGCCCCTGACCGAGGAGACCCCCGGCATGGCCGAGGTCCCCGGGTCGGGCAAGGGCCGCCCCACCCCCAAGCGGAAGGTCGCCGAGGCCGCCAACCGCCGCCCGCTCGTGCCCACGGACCGCAAGGCCGCGGGCAAGGAGGCCCGCGCGGCGCAGCGCGTCGAGCGCGACCGGCAGTACGCCGCCATGCAGACCGGCGACGAGAAGTACCTCCCCGCGAAGGACAAGGGCGCCGTCCGCCGGTACGTCCGCAACTACGTGGACGCCCGCTGGAGCCTCGGCGAGCTGTTCCTGCCGGTGGCGATCGTCATGCTGCTCGCCAACATGATCCTGACCTCGTGGAACCCGGACGTCGCGTTCCTCGGTCTGGTGGTGCTGTACCTCTTCATCGTCGCGATGGTCGTGGACGTCGTCATCATGTGGCGGAGGCTGCGCAAGCGGCTGATCGCGAAGTTCGGCGACGACGCGATCCAGCGCGGCCTGATGATGTACTCCGTCACCCGGGTGTTCCAGATCCGCCGCGCCCGCCTGCCCAAGCCGCAGGTGAAGCACGGCGAGTACCCGGAGTAG